A single genomic interval of Agromyces cerinus harbors:
- a CDS encoding globin, giving the protein MTEHVPVEASGPARPANVPLRGTEHGSALGPSFYETVGGRPTFERLVAEFYRGVAGDPVLKPMYPEEDLGPAAERLTMFLEQYWGGPGTYSEQRGHPRLRMRHQPFKVNPDARDRWLQHMRAAVDSLDLPPLAEETLWDYLQRAAFAMVNTFDE; this is encoded by the coding sequence ATGACCGAGCACGTGCCCGTCGAGGCATCCGGCCCAGCGCGGCCCGCGAACGTGCCGCTGCGCGGCACCGAGCACGGCTCGGCGCTCGGCCCGTCGTTCTACGAGACCGTCGGCGGACGCCCGACCTTCGAGCGGCTCGTCGCGGAGTTCTACCGCGGTGTCGCTGGCGACCCCGTGCTGAAGCCGATGTACCCCGAAGAAGACCTCGGACCGGCGGCCGAACGGCTCACCATGTTCCTCGAGCAGTACTGGGGCGGCCCCGGCACCTACAGCGAACAGCGCGGCCACCCGCGCCTGCGCATGCGGCACCAGCCGTTCAAGGTGAACCCCGACGCCCGCGACCGCTGGCTGCAGCACATGCGCGCCGCGGTCGACTCGCTCGACCTGCCGCCGCTCGCGGAGGAGACGCTGTGGGATTATCTCCAGCGGGCCGCCTTCGCGATGGTCAACACGTTCGACGAATAG
- a CDS encoding mechanosensitive ion channel family protein: protein MFGFAATSGEDNPVTADFWAQIATYWAENWDVVLGKIISIVFIIVFALLIRWVLHFVIERVVKQIVTGVKKKQDVTDTQALQASPLAAVRVVQRTRTLGTVLTNIVNVTLFIIVVLLVVNTINDAILGSFALLTAALGAGLGFGAQNIVKDGLNGLFMVVEDQLGVGDVVDLGPATGIVEEVRIRVTKIRDVNGTLWFVRNGEILRVGNMSQGWARVIVDLAVPYDVDVDEVEATLLRTATEMAHSPKWRSRVLEKPEVWGLESVTAEALVIRVVMKVRSSAKDDVARELRMRLKRALDEMGVKLPSLNSVVLAGFEGATRVKGAKPPKTTPNAVVAAGDTGAAAARAAVKKPRAPRAPKPPAPPAGGAS from the coding sequence ATGTTCGGATTCGCAGCGACCTCTGGTGAGGACAACCCGGTGACCGCCGACTTCTGGGCGCAGATCGCGACGTACTGGGCCGAGAACTGGGACGTCGTGCTCGGCAAGATCATCTCGATCGTCTTCATCATCGTCTTCGCCCTCCTGATCCGCTGGGTGCTGCACTTCGTCATCGAGCGAGTCGTCAAGCAGATCGTCACGGGCGTCAAGAAGAAGCAGGACGTCACCGACACCCAAGCGCTCCAAGCGTCGCCGCTCGCGGCCGTGCGAGTCGTTCAACGCACGCGCACGCTCGGCACGGTGCTCACGAACATCGTCAACGTGACGCTCTTCATCATCGTCGTGCTGCTCGTCGTCAACACCATCAACGACGCGATCCTCGGCTCGTTCGCCCTGCTCACCGCAGCCCTCGGCGCGGGGCTCGGCTTCGGCGCGCAGAACATCGTGAAAGACGGCCTCAACGGCCTGTTCATGGTCGTCGAGGATCAGCTCGGCGTCGGCGACGTCGTCGACCTCGGCCCGGCGACGGGCATCGTCGAAGAGGTGCGCATCCGCGTCACGAAGATCCGCGACGTGAACGGCACGCTCTGGTTCGTGCGCAACGGCGAGATCCTTCGCGTCGGCAACATGTCGCAGGGTTGGGCGCGCGTGATCGTCGATCTCGCGGTGCCGTACGACGTCGACGTCGACGAGGTCGAGGCGACGCTGCTGCGCACGGCGACCGAGATGGCGCACTCCCCCAAGTGGCGCTCGCGCGTGCTCGAGAAGCCCGAGGTCTGGGGTCTGGAGTCCGTCACGGCGGAGGCCCTCGTTATCCGCGTGGTCATGAAGGTGCGCTCCTCCGCGAAGGACGACGTGGCGCGGGAGCTGCGCATGCGGCTCAAGCGCGCACTCGACGAGATGGGCGTGAAGCTGCCGAGCCTCAACAGCGTCGTGCTTGCCGGGTTCGAGGGAGCCACCCGGGTCAAGGGCGCGAAGCCGCCGAAGACGACACCGAACGCCGTCGTCGCCGCGGGCGATACCGGCGCCGCTGCGGCCCGCGCCGCCGTGAAGAAGCCCCGCGCACCCCGCGCACCGAAGCCGCCGGCACCCCCGGCTGGAGGAGCATCATGA
- a CDS encoding response regulator: protein MSTDPHPIRVAIADDQSLVRAGLRMVLEAEPDLVVVGEAADGREAIALVETLDIDVMLMDVRMPEVDGIAATESIVAAGRPTRILVLTTFDLDEYAFAAIRAGASGFLLKDSRPAELVGAIRTVHAGEAALAPRVTRRMIELFAGELPGAAATSRAPGLDTLTPREHEILIAIAEGRSNPEIAEQFFLSESTVKTHVGRVLQKLDARDRVQLVIYAYEHGLLPMPGSS, encoded by the coding sequence ATGAGCACCGACCCGCATCCCATCCGCGTCGCGATCGCCGACGACCAGTCGCTCGTGCGCGCCGGGCTCCGCATGGTGCTCGAAGCCGAGCCCGACCTCGTCGTCGTCGGCGAGGCCGCCGACGGGCGCGAGGCGATCGCCCTCGTCGAGACACTCGACATCGACGTCATGCTGATGGATGTGCGCATGCCCGAGGTCGACGGCATCGCCGCCACCGAGTCGATCGTCGCGGCCGGACGACCGACCCGCATCCTCGTGCTGACGACCTTCGACCTCGACGAGTACGCCTTCGCCGCCATCCGTGCCGGCGCGAGCGGATTCCTGCTGAAGGATTCCCGGCCCGCCGAACTCGTCGGCGCGATCCGCACCGTGCACGCCGGTGAGGCGGCGCTCGCACCGCGGGTCACCCGCCGCATGATCGAGCTCTTCGCCGGCGAGCTGCCCGGTGCCGCGGCGACGAGCCGGGCGCCGGGGCTCGACACGCTGACCCCCCGCGAGCACGAGATCCTCATCGCCATCGCCGAGGGTCGGAGCAACCCGGAGATCGCCGAGCAGTTCTTCCTGTCGGAATCGACCGTGAAGACCCATGTCGGCAGGGTGCTGCAGAAGCTCGACGCACGCGACCGGGTGCAGCTCGTGATCTACGCGTACGAGCACGGACTGCTGCCCATGCCCGGCTCATCATGA
- the pepN gene encoding aminopeptidase N: MPAADLTRIEAEQRAHVVRSPRYDIRLDLSGGGDTFRSETVVSFDAVPGASTFIEACTVEVHEITLNGSPLDTAVVSDGTRIRLDGLAAANELRVVSTAAYTNTGEGLHRFVDPVDGATYLYTEFAVAEANRVFAVFDQPDLKARFTFTITAPAAWTVLSNAATPAPVPAQVSTGSTGSSADSTSSSADSTGTSAVSTWSFEPGPVISSYIVAIIAGPYAAWHGSARSVDGRDIPLGVLTRASLAQYAEPEVMFELVQAGLAFYETAFGVPYPYGKYDQIFVPEYNWGAMENVGAVTFNESYLFRSRVSDARREQRAIVVLHELSHMWFGNSVTMQWWNDLWLNESFATWASTLATAAVTEFTGVWATFASDEKTHAAEQDQLPSTHPIVAEIANLADVEVNFDAITYDKGASVLKQLVAWVGLDAFQRGVGAYLTAHAGGNATLRDLLDELEAASGRDLTRWSALWLETAGVNTLRASIETDDAGTITAARVEQSAAPGHPTLRPHRLALGCFRLGPAGLERTHRIELDIDGAVTEVPELVGLARPDLLLVNDDDLTYAKVRLDPASFRTAIDHLPELSDPVSRAVVLGSAWDALRDAEVPTIDFVRLVIGSIGHETQSAARGLALARLELAISRYLAEDHRTQVSAEAGDAVWALAELAEPGSDTQLQFVKGFTRIASTAAHADVLGSLLDGSIKLAGLEIDLDLHWELVVARATLGAAADDEIDEALARDDTAKGRLLAETARAARPDQASKDAAWRRVATDASLSNDLARAIADGWQRTTQPELLATTATEYFAMLQDVWASRSFTMASLIVKRLYAAPLVSPELATMTRTWLEANPTPAPLHRLVSEQLDELERALAAQARDASELSGAAQ; the protein is encoded by the coding sequence ATGCCCGCTGCCGATCTGACCCGAATCGAAGCCGAACAGCGCGCCCATGTCGTGCGTTCCCCGCGCTACGACATCCGCCTCGACCTGTCAGGCGGCGGCGATACGTTCCGCAGCGAGACAGTCGTCTCGTTCGACGCCGTGCCCGGTGCCTCGACCTTCATCGAGGCGTGCACGGTCGAGGTGCACGAGATCACCCTGAACGGCAGCCCGCTCGACACGGCCGTCGTCAGTGACGGCACGCGCATCCGCCTCGACGGCCTCGCCGCGGCGAACGAACTGCGCGTCGTCTCGACGGCCGCGTACACGAACACCGGCGAGGGACTCCACCGCTTCGTCGACCCCGTCGACGGCGCGACCTACCTCTACACCGAGTTCGCCGTCGCCGAGGCGAACCGGGTCTTCGCAGTCTTCGACCAGCCCGACCTGAAGGCCAGGTTCACCTTCACGATCACCGCGCCCGCCGCTTGGACAGTGCTCAGCAACGCCGCGACGCCCGCACCAGTGCCCGCGCAGGTCTCGACAGGCTCGACCGGCAGTTCTGCGGACTCGACCAGCAGTTCTGCGGACTCGACCGGCACTTCTGCGGTCTCGACCTGGTCGTTCGAACCGGGCCCCGTCATCTCGAGCTACATCGTGGCGATCATCGCGGGCCCGTACGCCGCATGGCACGGCAGCGCGCGCAGCGTCGATGGCCGCGACATCCCCCTCGGGGTGCTGACCCGCGCCTCGCTCGCGCAGTACGCCGAGCCCGAGGTCATGTTCGAACTCGTGCAGGCCGGCCTCGCGTTCTACGAGACCGCCTTCGGCGTGCCCTACCCCTATGGCAAGTACGACCAGATCTTCGTGCCCGAGTACAACTGGGGCGCCATGGAGAACGTCGGCGCCGTCACGTTCAACGAGTCCTACCTGTTCCGGTCACGGGTCTCCGACGCGCGGCGCGAGCAGCGCGCGATCGTCGTGCTGCACGAGCTCTCGCACATGTGGTTCGGCAACTCCGTCACGATGCAGTGGTGGAACGACCTGTGGCTGAACGAGTCGTTCGCGACGTGGGCCTCGACCCTCGCGACCGCTGCCGTCACCGAGTTCACCGGCGTCTGGGCGACGTTCGCGAGCGACGAGAAGACGCACGCCGCCGAGCAGGACCAGTTGCCGTCGACGCATCCGATCGTCGCCGAGATCGCGAACCTCGCCGACGTCGAGGTCAACTTCGACGCGATCACCTACGACAAGGGCGCCTCGGTGCTGAAGCAGCTCGTCGCCTGGGTGGGACTCGACGCCTTCCAGCGCGGTGTCGGCGCGTACCTCACCGCCCACGCGGGAGGCAACGCCACGCTCCGCGACCTGCTCGACGAGCTCGAGGCGGCGAGCGGCCGCGACCTCACGCGCTGGTCGGCGCTCTGGCTCGAGACGGCCGGCGTCAACACCCTCCGCGCGAGCATCGAGACGGATGACGCGGGCACGATCACCGCCGCACGCGTCGAGCAGAGCGCAGCACCGGGGCATCCGACGCTGCGCCCGCACCGCCTGGCGCTCGGCTGCTTCCGACTCGGCCCTGCCGGACTCGAGCGCACGCACCGCATCGAACTCGACATCGACGGTGCGGTGACCGAGGTGCCCGAGCTTGTGGGCCTCGCCCGCCCCGACCTGCTACTCGTGAACGACGACGACCTCACCTACGCGAAGGTCCGTCTCGATCCCGCCTCCTTCCGCACCGCGATCGATCACCTCCCCGAGCTCTCCGATCCGGTCTCGCGCGCCGTCGTGCTCGGTTCGGCATGGGACGCACTGCGCGACGCCGAGGTGCCGACGATCGACTTCGTGCGCCTCGTCATCGGCAGCATCGGCCACGAGACGCAGTCGGCGGCGCGCGGACTCGCGCTCGCCCGGCTTGAACTCGCGATCTCGCGCTACCTCGCCGAGGACCACCGCACCCAGGTCTCGGCAGAGGCCGGCGACGCCGTCTGGGCGCTCGCCGAGCTCGCTGAGCCGGGTTCCGACACGCAGCTGCAGTTCGTCAAGGGGTTCACCCGCATCGCCTCGACCGCGGCGCACGCCGACGTGCTCGGCAGCCTCCTCGACGGCTCGATCAAGCTCGCGGGGCTCGAGATCGACCTCGACCTGCACTGGGAGCTCGTGGTCGCACGGGCCACGCTCGGTGCGGCAGCCGACGACGAGATCGACGAGGCGCTCGCACGTGACGACACGGCCAAGGGCCGACTCCTCGCCGAGACCGCCCGGGCGGCTCGCCCCGACCAGGCGTCGAAGGATGCCGCGTGGCGCAGAGTCGCGACGGATGCCTCGCTGTCGAACGACCTCGCTCGCGCGATCGCCGACGGCTGGCAGCGCACCACGCAGCCCGAACTGCTCGCAACGACTGCGACCGAGTACTTCGCGATGCTGCAGGACGTCTGGGCGAGCCGGAGCTTCACGATGGCCTCGCTCATCGTGAAGCGGCTGTACGCAGCGCCCCTCGTCTCACCCGAGCTCGCAACGATGACCCGCACCTGGCTCGAGGCGAATCCGACGCCGGCACCGCTGCACCGGCTCGTCTCCGAACAACTCGATGAGCTCGAGCGGGCGCTCGCTGCACAGGCTCGCGATGCCAGCGAGCTCTCGGGCGCGGCTCAGTAG
- a CDS encoding FAD-binding dehydrogenase, producing MAASPAPAATERTQKPADAIVVGAGLSGLVAAAELVDAGKRVVIVDQEPEASLGGQAHWSFGGLFLVDSPEQRRMGVKDSLELAKQDWDGTAGFDRDDEDDWGRRWADAYVEFAAGEKRAWLHEKGVRFFPIVGWAERGGYNAIGHGNSVPRFHITWGTGPGVLAPFIAKVKAGEAAGLVEFRHRHRVDELIVEAGAVVGIRGAVLAPDGAGRGEPSNRDEVGEFELRAPAVVVASGGIGGNHDLVRAAWPERLGTAPEHMLSGVPAHVDGRMLGIAEASGARLVNGDRMWHYTEGITNWDPIWPMHGIRILPGPSSLWFDATGKRLPVPLFPGFDTLGTLEHLMTTGHDHSWFVLTQKIIEKEFALSGSEQNPDLTGKDLKLLAQRLGSGAPGPVEAFKERGVDFVVADTLGELLDGMRALSPEAELDTANIEREIVARDREVDNEFTKDLQLTAVRGARNYRGDKLIRVATPHQILDPKAGPLIAVKLHILTRKSLGGIQTDLDSRALGADGAPVPGLYAVGEASGFGGGGVHGYRALEGTFLGGCLFTGRAAGRAIARL from the coding sequence GTGGCCGCCTCCCCCGCACCCGCCGCGACCGAACGCACGCAGAAGCCGGCCGACGCCATCGTCGTCGGCGCCGGCCTCTCGGGCCTCGTCGCCGCAGCCGAACTCGTCGACGCCGGCAAGCGCGTCGTGATCGTCGATCAAGAGCCCGAAGCAAGCCTCGGCGGCCAGGCGCACTGGTCGTTCGGCGGGCTCTTCCTCGTCGACTCGCCCGAGCAGCGCCGCATGGGCGTGAAGGACTCGCTCGAGCTCGCGAAGCAGGACTGGGACGGCACCGCCGGATTCGACCGCGACGACGAAGACGACTGGGGGCGGCGCTGGGCCGACGCCTACGTCGAGTTCGCCGCGGGCGAGAAGCGCGCCTGGCTGCACGAGAAGGGCGTGCGCTTCTTCCCCATCGTCGGCTGGGCGGAGCGCGGCGGCTACAACGCCATCGGCCACGGCAACTCCGTGCCGCGATTCCACATCACGTGGGGCACCGGCCCCGGCGTGCTCGCCCCGTTCATCGCCAAGGTGAAGGCGGGCGAGGCAGCGGGTCTTGTCGAGTTCCGCCACCGGCACCGCGTCGACGAGCTCATCGTCGAAGCCGGCGCGGTCGTCGGCATCCGCGGCGCCGTGCTCGCACCCGACGGAGCTGGGCGCGGCGAGCCGTCGAACCGCGACGAGGTCGGCGAGTTCGAGCTGCGCGCCCCCGCCGTCGTCGTCGCCTCGGGCGGCATCGGCGGCAACCACGACCTCGTGCGCGCGGCATGGCCCGAGCGCCTCGGCACGGCCCCCGAGCACATGCTCTCGGGCGTGCCGGCTCACGTCGACGGGCGCATGCTCGGCATCGCCGAGGCATCCGGCGCACGGCTCGTCAACGGCGACCGCATGTGGCACTACACCGAGGGCATCACCAACTGGGACCCGATCTGGCCGATGCACGGCATCCGCATCCTGCCCGGCCCGTCGTCGCTCTGGTTCGACGCGACCGGCAAGCGACTGCCAGTGCCGCTCTTCCCCGGCTTCGACACCCTCGGCACGCTCGAGCACCTCATGACGACCGGACACGACCACTCGTGGTTCGTGCTCACCCAGAAGATCATCGAGAAGGAGTTCGCACTCTCGGGCAGCGAGCAGAACCCCGACCTCACCGGCAAGGACCTGAAGCTCCTCGCCCAGCGACTCGGCTCGGGCGCACCTGGCCCGGTCGAGGCGTTCAAGGAGCGCGGCGTCGACTTCGTGGTCGCCGATACGCTGGGCGAACTCCTCGACGGCATGCGCGCCCTCTCGCCCGAGGCGGAGCTCGACACCGCGAACATCGAGCGCGAGATCGTCGCCCGCGACCGCGAGGTCGACAACGAGTTCACGAAGGACCTGCAGCTCACCGCGGTTCGCGGTGCGCGCAACTACCGCGGCGACAAGCTCATCCGCGTGGCGACGCCGCATCAGATCCTCGATCCGAAGGCCGGACCGCTCATCGCGGTGAAGCTCCACATCCTCACCCGCAAGAGCCTCGGCGGCATCCAGACCGACCTCGACTCCCGTGCCCTCGGGGCGGATGGCGCACCGGTTCCCGGGCTCTACGCCGTCGGCGAGGCATCCGGCTTCGGCGGTGGCGGCGTGCACGGCTACCGTGCGCTCGAAGGCACCTTCCTCGGCGGATGCCTCTTCACCGGCCGCGCAGCCGGACGCGCGATCGCTCGCCTCTGA